In the Moraxella osloensis genome, ATGGCGTCAGTAGCTTAGATTGACGTTATAAGCTTATCAAACTTAACTGGCAATAATATAACTTACTATCAAGCCAGTAGGCAAAGTAAGCCAGTAAATTTATGTGTACAATTGTACTCTGATTATTATGGCATATTGAAAAAAAAATTCTAGTTTTTTCTTTCGGGTATTTTTACATCAAAAACAAATAAAAAAAGGCTGATGAATTATCATCAGCCTTTTTGGTGCTTAGCCAATGCATACTAAGCTATGTCAAAGCCCTACATTTTGCGTTAATTATTCAGCAACGGCTGCTACTTTGAATAATTGACGACCACGGTAAAAACCGTCTTTGGTCGCATGGTGACGGATGTGTTTTTCACCAGTGGTTGCATCTACAGCAACAGCATTGATTGTGATGCGGTCGTGTGAACGACGCATATCACGGCGTGAACGGCTTTTACGGTTTTGTTGAACAGCCATGAGGTTAGCTCCTGTGCTTCTCGCTATTAAAACATCGTTCCCTTAACCTCATTACATCATCATGCAAACAACTTGATATCGATATTTGGCATGGATATAAGGCAAACTATTGGAACAGACAATCAGATAAATTTATAAACGCCATATTATACGTAAAAAAACCTATTTAGCAAAGCCTTAACCGACATTTAGTGGCAAGTTTTTGTTACTACGTGTATTACGGCGTATATAATGGCGTGGTTGTTATTAGCTTTTTAGGCTTGCCAGTACCGCAAACGGATTTTCTTTTTCTGCCACTGCCTCTGGCAACTCGCCTACCTCAGTGACTGCCATTTCGCAGTCATCATGCTTGGGCGCTAATGGCAAATCAACCAATAACTCATCTTCAATCATTGGTAATAGCCACAGTTTATTGTCATCCGTTAGCTCATCAATCAGGATGATTTCTGTGCCTTCATCAAGCAATGCGACGTGATTTTCATCTTCAAGCAGTGCAAGCTCACTATCGACATCCAGACTCACTGCAACGGGGTCTAGGCAGCGCTGGCAGGTTTGCCAAAGCGCGCCCGTAGTGTGTAATTGCCAAAATACCACGTCCCCTTTTTTCTGGATATCTAATATCACATCCAGTGGCTGATCGTTGTCATGATGTTCATCACCCAAGGCATAGATACGTGGCAAATCCTTGAGACTCACCTTGCCTTCCCAGTGATAATGGTTGTCATTGTTATGCTCCCAACGTGCCAAGTCAATAAACTTAACCAAGCTGGCACTAGAGCCAATCTCACTGGTGGTGTTATTGGCGGTTTTGGATGAGGCAGTTGTCGGTACATCTTGCGATGATTGTGCTAGTACGTTTGATGAAGAATGTAGCGTCATTTCACCGCTCCTGTTAGTTATTTTACGTTGTAGTATAAAGCATACTGACGTCCATTGCATGGTAGCATGTTGTTGGCGTGATTTCCTAGTCGATACGGGCTGTTAAATTGTATAATAGCAATTTTTATCAATCCTACTTTTGCTATGTCCACACACCTATCGCCAATATCTGCACAAATATCACCACGAACCCTTGCTATTTTTCCCTTTATGAAACTGCCTTTTGTCAGCCAATTCGCGGTGTTGCCTGTGTTAGCCAATGATATTGACACAACTGTGATTGACCAAAAAAGTGCGAATTTAGCATTAAGGGTTAATTTTGTCCCCGTACTAGCCAGTATATCAAAGACAAAAAATCGCCCTTTGACTGACTATCAATGGGTATCGGTGGAAGCATTACAAGTGCAATGGCTAATGGGTTGGTTCAAACGGTGGTTTTGCCATCGTGATACGATTTTGGTCAAAGGCGAGCATGAGCCTGAATATTTTGCCGCGACTGATAGCGAGCCTGCCAAAATTGTATTTGCGCATGGATTTTTTGCCAGTGCCTTGCATGAAATTAGCCATTGGTGTATGGCAGGCCAAAAACGCCGATTGCTCAATGATTTTGGCTACTGGTATGCGCCCGATGGACGTAATCAGCAGCAGCAGCAACAGTTCGAACAAGTAGAAATCCTGCCGCAGGCGATTGAATGTTTATTGACGCTGGCTTGCAACAAACCCTTTAGCGTGTCTAAAGATAATTTGTTTGCCGATTTTGATACCAGTCAGAGCACTTTTGAAGCCGATGTACAAGCCCAAGCGGTGAAGTTTTGGCAAACGGGTCAAAAACTGTCAACCGATGCCAAATTCTTGCTAAGCCAGTTAACCAAACTGCGCCCGCTACCATTGGCCTCGTTTGATATCTTTCACAATTTTATCAAAGTGAATTAAGTCAATAAAAAAGGCAGTGTTCAATGACTGCCTTTTTTATCGGGGATAACAAATTAATCTTCTTTATATTTGTCATGACAGGATTTACAGCTAGCGCCCAAATCGCCAAATTGGGTTTTGATGCCATCGACACTGGTTGCAGTCGCAGCGGCGGCATTAAGAGCACTGGCAGCGGTTTTAAATTTATCAATCTGCTGTTGGAACCCTGCAGCATCACTCCAAATTTCATCTTTTGCTTCACCGCCCTTAGCTGTCTCTGGATAATGCACCCAAGGATTTTGGTTAAGTTTCTCGGCAGCGGCTTTGACTTGCGCGGCATCAAATTTGCTTGGATCTTTGACCATGGCACCAATGGTTTGGTTGGTTTTTTTCCAATCTTTCATGATTCTTTCACGCGCTTTTTTGTGGTCTTCTGGCGTCATGTTAGGGTCAACTGCCGTGGTCGAGGTTGTCGTGGTACTTACCGTAGCGGTTGCAGTTGCACCATTGGCGCTAGCGGTAACTGTGGTAGCAGGCGCTGAAGCAGTAGTTGTGGTTGTGGTTTCTGTTTTTTTATTACAGCCTACCAGCGCCATCGCAACGATTAATGGGGTGGCAAATTTTAATGCAGTCGACATCGTCCTTTCCTTCCGTGTTTTTGGTTTATATGAATTAAATAATTAATGTTATTATCAGAGTGTGGATTAATCATCTCTAAGGATTTTAACAAGTATTGGCAAAAAAATTATTATGATTTGGTAACTAAGCCTAA is a window encoding:
- a CDS encoding YceD family protein; protein product: MTLHSSSNVLAQSSQDVPTTASSKTANNTTSEIGSSASLVKFIDLARWEHNNDNHYHWEGKVSLKDLPRIYALGDEHHDNDQPLDVILDIQKKGDVVFWQLHTTGALWQTCQRCLDPVAVSLDVDSELALLEDENHVALLDEGTEIILIDELTDDNKLWLLPMIEDELLVDLPLAPKHDDCEMAVTEVGELPEAVAEKENPFAVLASLKS
- the rpmF gene encoding 50S ribosomal protein L32 gives rise to the protein MAVQQNRKSRSRRDMRRSHDRITINAVAVDATTGEKHIRHHATKDGFYRGRQLFKVAAVAE
- a CDS encoding elongation factor P hydroxylase is translated as MKLPFVSQFAVLPVLANDIDTTVIDQKSANLALRVNFVPVLASISKTKNRPLTDYQWVSVEALQVQWLMGWFKRWFCHRDTILVKGEHEPEYFAATDSEPAKIVFAHGFFASALHEISHWCMAGQKRRLLNDFGYWYAPDGRNQQQQQQFEQVEILPQAIECLLTLACNKPFSVSKDNLFADFDTSQSTFEADVQAQAVKFWQTGQKLSTDAKFLLSQLTKLRPLPLASFDIFHNFIKVN
- a CDS encoding c-type cytochrome, with amino-acid sequence MSTALKFATPLIVAMALVGCNKKTETTTTTTASAPATTVTASANGATATATVSTTTTSTTAVDPNMTPEDHKKARERIMKDWKKTNQTIGAMVKDPSKFDAAQVKAAAEKLNQNPWVHYPETAKGGEAKDEIWSDAAGFQQQIDKFKTAASALNAAAATATSVDGIKTQFGDLGASCKSCHDKYKED